From one Mesoplodon densirostris isolate mMesDen1 chromosome 19, mMesDen1 primary haplotype, whole genome shotgun sequence genomic stretch:
- the LOC132479875 gene encoding cell division control protein 42 homolog — protein MQTIKCVVVGDGAVGKTRLLISYTTNKFPSEYVPTVFDNYAVTVMIGGEPYTLGLFDTAGQEDYDRLRPLSYPQTDVFLVCFSVVSPSSFENVKEKWVPEITHHCPKTPFLLVGTQIDLRDDPSTIEKLAKNKQKPITPETAEKLARDLKAVKYVECSALTQKGLKNVFDEAILAALEPPEPKKSRRCVLL, from the coding sequence ATGCAGACAATTAAGTGCGTTGTTGTGGGCGATGGTGCCGTTGGTAAAACACGTCTCCTGATATCCTACACAACAAACAAATTTCCATCTGAGTATGTACCAACTGTTTTTGACAACTATGCAGTCACAGTTATGATTGGTGGAGAGCCTTATACTCTTGGACTTTTTGATACTGCAGGGCAAGAGGATTATGACAGATTACGACCGCTGAGTTATCCACAAACAGATGTATTTCTAGTCTGTTTTTCAGTGGTCTCTCCATCCTCATtcgaaaatgtgaaagaaaagtgGGTGCCTGAGATAACTCACCACTGTCCAAAGACTCCTTTCTTGCTTGTTGGGACCCAGATTGATCTCAGAGATGACCCCTCTACTATTGAGAAACTTGCCAAGAATAAACAGAAGCCTATCACCCCAGAGACTGCTGAAAAACTGGCCCGTGACCTGAAGGCTGTCAAGTATGTGGAGTGTTCTGCACTTACACAGAAAGGCCTAAAGAATGTATTTGACGAAGCAATATTGGctgccctggagcctccagaaccGAAGAAGAGCCGCAGGTGTGTGCTGCTATGA